Part of the Salmo trutta chromosome 5, fSalTru1.1, whole genome shotgun sequence genome is shown below.
ACAGCCAGTGCAGTGTGTTATTGGATATAATACAGACTAGTGGACATATTGGAACTCTGGCACAGTTTGGGAGAGCATGTAGAATGATACTAGCCTGCAAAGCAGAGGGGATAAGGTCTGTGTTGTGAGACACTTGTCAGGTTGTTATTGTGGTGTTGGTTTCAAACCAGTGTATATGGAAGTTGTTTGTGATAAATTACATGGTAGTAGATGTGTTAGGTGTCCTCAATTGTTGAAAATCGTAGAAAATAATTTTAGTTATTTAATAGTAGTATGGTATTAGTACACACTGTTTCCATCTTGTAATGTTTTGAGGAAAATACTATCATAcagtgtgtagtagtggtgtgtatACACGCCTCTCACGCAGTAAACTATAAACAGTGTGTAGTAGTGTatacacacacctctcactcAGTAAACTATAAACAGCGCCACCTTGTGTCTTCAGACGTGAACTGGTGAGATTGCTGTGCAAACTAAAGCCTACAGCGCCTACTAGTGGTTGAAACAAAAACCTTACGTGCAAGAGCTACTCTGAAGGATAGGAGATAGGAAATGAGGACTGATTTAATTCATTAGATCATTCCATTGTGGTGGAAAGCAGGCTATTAGTTTTGCATTATTGAGAGACGGACACAGCACTTCCTTTCCTATTTATACTTTTTATTTACCATTtacaaagacaacaacaacaacagcacagTGACAACAAACATCCAAACAATAGAAGGGGGAGGggaaattttatttatttatcctttatttaactaggcaagtcagttaagaacaaattcttatttacaatgacggcctacaccggccaaacccggacgacgttgggccagttgtgcgccgccctatgggactcccaatcacggccggttgtgatacagcctggaaacgaaccagggtctgtagtgacgcctaaaGCACTGAGGCGGGGTGATGGTTTGGGTGAGGTTACAGTTGATGAACAAGTACAGACAGTTGATATACTAGGCAATGCTTTACGGATTACACATGTTCCTCTAGTGTCCCAGAGGCCCTCTAGGCCATGGGGGGGTTGTGTTGTGGCCATGGTCACTCACATGGAGGTAGTGATGGCTGTGGCCATGGTCACTCACATGGAGGTAGTGATGGGAATAGATGGGAGGCCATATGCATAACGTGTTCTAAATCACATATGCCTAACGTGTTCTAAATCACATATGCCTAACGTGTTCTAAATCACATTACATATGCATAACGTGTTCTAAATCACATTACATATGCATAACGTGTTCTAAATCACATTACATATGCATAACGTGTTCTAAATCACATTACATATGCATAACGTGTTCTAAATCACATTACATATGCATAACGTGTTCTAAATCACATTACATATGCATAACGTGTTCTAAATCACATTACATATGCATAACGTGTTCTAAATCACATTACATATGCATAACGTGTTCTAAATCACATGACATATGCATAACGTGTTCTAAATCACATGACATATGCATAACGTGTTCTAAATCACATGACATATGCATAACGTGTTCTAAATCACATCACATATGCATAACGTGTTCTAAATGAATTACACTATGTGTGCAGACAGCCTCAGGATGGTGATGATACTGTATAGTGTATTACAATTCAATGGAAACATTGAATATATGATGAATAAACATTGCGTTTGTGTCTCTGTGCCCACTTGTGGTCCAAGTGCTCGTTAAGTTAGTGTGAGAGAGTGCCATTGTGACAACactgtataaaatgttttttatgcCAATAGCTTCAGCTCTGATCACCATATCCCTAAGTTAGACTTTTCCTTCTTTATTTCTCTTAGTAACACATTCCTAGACAGTGGGGTACTTGGACAGGAGGACAGAGGTGGTTACGAGTCACAACACATTCTACAATCAACAATCTCCTCACTCCCCTCTGATGTTTTGAGGATTCACCCTTACGCTACTCTCACCAGAACACATGTTCATTAGgtcacaccgtagcaaaacgtttaaCGAAAAACAGTTtcctattggacaagttcagatagtaCCGCCCCTCTACTTTGTTTCAGGCCGTTTCTTCTGTTTTGTGCCGAACACCCGCCAGCAACACAAGTCCAGTATTTATTAACACCTTCTGTTGTGACTGTTGCTCACCCAGCTCCAGAACCAGACTTGTTTGCCCCCCCCCATCCTTTCCTGTCCGTACCCCCTGAAGGACAGCCCGAGGCGGGCAGGGAATGGTGGAGGGGAGCACCGGGCCTTCCTAACCCACCTGGAGAAACCCGGGCTGGGGAACACGGGCCCCCGCACCCCCCAAGGAACCAGGCCTTCCACGGAGAACCAGAGGAGCTCTGGACAGGAGGCTGATCTCAAGTCACTCCACGTTCCCAGCAGCTTGGTGGGAATTCTGTTCCGGGAGAATGGAGGGATCCCAAGGGAGAGGAGCGCGGTGAGGGAGCAGGAGAATGATGAGGGAGAAGGAGACCGAGGAAGAGGctgagggagaaggaggaagagaatgaggggaagaggctgagggaggaggaagagaatgagggagaaagagaatgagGGGAAGAGGctgagggagaaggagaaagaggggaggcgGAGGGAGAAGAAGAACGAGCAGCAGAAGAAGGTTGCTTTGGGAGTAGTCCCAATTAGACAGGCTGGAGCTGGAGGCATCACGAAGAGGGCTGTGGGCCAGGGAGAGGACCCTGAGGCAGCGGCTGGAGACAGAGGGGGTCCGGGCGGCCCAGGAACTCAGGGCCCTTCGGGAGCAGACCAGAGACATCCAACACATCCACGGCCTGTAAGAGCAAAGGGTGAGGCAAAAGGGTGGAGGAATGAAGAAACCTAACCAtcgttcctctccctctctctttcctgtgtAAAACCTAACCATCGTTCCTCTCTCTCGTGTAAAACCTAACCAtcgttcctctccctctctttcctgtgTAAAACCTAACCAacgttcctccctccctcccccctggcATAGGAGAGCCTGCTGAAGGTGAGAGTGGAACACCAGTGTTTCAGGGAGTATAGCTCTCAGAGGGGCCCCGCTGCGGCAGGACATGGTACAGTCCTCCACACAGAGGGGCCCCGCTGCGGCAGGACATGGTACAGTCCTCCACACAGAGGGGCCCCGCTGCGGCAGGACATGGTACAGTCCTCCACACAGAGGGGCCCCGCTGCGGCAGGACATGGTACAGTCCTCCACACAGAGGGGCCCCGCTGCGGCAGGACATGGTACAGTCCTCCACACAGAGGGGCCCCGCTGCGGCAGGACATGGTACAGTCCTCCACACAGAGGGGCCCCGCTGCGGCAGGACATGGTACAGTCCTCCACACAGAGGGGCCCCGCTGCGGCAGGACATGGTACAGGCCTCCACACAGAGGGGCCCCGCTGCGGCAGGACATGGTACAGCCCTCCACACAGAGGGGCCCCGCTACGGCAGGACATGGTACAggcatggtatatcagaccgtataccacaggtatgacaaaacatatttaaccaggttataatagcaataaggcacctcaggggtttgtggtatatggccaatataccacggctaagggctgtatccagggcttattgcttaaataacccACAGCGTTAGATATATGCTCAGAGGATTTTCACAGGCTACCTTTCTGATTACCAGTTTAGtttgctaataataataataataataataactgttCCCACGGTCAGATCTCCATGTTACGACGCTTGTTTACAGAAGTCAGACACTGCTAATTAGCTAACGTGATTTTccagtttatttttttaaattatatttttacAATAAGGAGGTATAAATAActaatgatgataatgccctttgtgtaagagctgtttgaaaagaaatcctggaatttcagcctgttttggtgggatggactTTTGGTccacatcatgacatcacaatctgatctgaTTTATTCTGACCAATGGCCAGTCAGTCATTCTTCATTTGCAGATGTATCCTCCTACTTTGAAGGGGTACGTGGGTAGGCTCTAGAGCAGGACTGACTAAACTGGGGCCTGCGGGCCAAACCTGGCCCACGATAATGTTTCGTTTGGCCCGACAAAAGGTTCCAGATTTCTATCAGTTGGGCTCTCAACTTCCTGTTTTTTCCCGCCCCATGGCAACATTTTATAATTGTTCTCTTCAACCTATGGCACAATatgcagaattgcaggaaatgtactttaaaaatgtatttgtttctcTCTACCAAATCTCGCTTAAGCTGCGTTTACATGGTACAAGGTAGACGGCAAACCGGATGTCATTGTTCGACCGTAAATGCTATGCCACTATGCCGACTGGTACGACGGTTTTTGTGTCTCTCGTCTAAACGCAGCATTAGAGTCCCCCAAAGTCTAGGTAATAAGGTAACGATGTGTTGTTAGGTGTCAAGTTACGGCCACTAATTCTATGATTACTTAAAAAAAAGATATTGCTTCAAGACCCTAAAAAGCTATTGTTTACATATTATATTTCTAAATAGATCATATCTATTTGCTCCGCCCATGGCCCACCACTCAGATAACATTTCACCAACCCGGCACTAGTCTAGACGAGCCtgtccaccaatcagggcttgtgtatgtaaatatattttacatttgtatcaccacaaccagactgagcatttcaatggcaaaaggaggctcagggaaataaattctgaaaaaaaagtgttattttacTGAAATAAACACTGATTTAGTAATCATAGTGatgatttaaatatatatatatattttttttttaaatactgcatGGGGCTTTAAGTAGCAATGTGACATGATTTCTGGTATTAAGTCTGATATTGGTTTCTCTATAACATATTAGAGAAAGGACTGCATCCTGCCCCATTCAATCCATAAAAAGTGGAAATGTACAACAAAGCAGAATACCAATAAAGATTTCACAATGATAATCATTCAATAGTAACATTAATACAGCCTTACATTTGCTTAGTCAGTGagttgaggagggaaaaaagGAGAATACAGTAGTTTGATCTGAAAACAGATTTAGTCATGAAACATGTCCTTAGGGGTACCAGGTAGCCTCGCGTTAGAGAGACAGGACTGGAATCAAAATGTCGCTGGTCTCAATTAGGTCCACTATTGCTCTAAATGATCAACACAGCCGTTCACACAAAGGttcattttggagaaatgtgaaTACAGCACTAATTTCACTTTTAATCAAAATAAAGTAAGGATGTCACCGTGTTCTCTCTATCGCCCCCTATCTTCGATAAACACATATTAAAACTGCCTTCTAAAATTTGGTCGTCCCGTCTCAAGACTTACGTACCCAAAGCgggtttgttaaaaaaaatatttatcctCTGATTAGATCCGTCGACTATTCCATATCTTAGATGCTTCATCAGAATGAACAGGTCCTTGGGCTGTATTATCTCTCCATGCAGAAAAAGCTTTTGATATTACCATTCTAGTCTATCTCTGGTCTGTCTTGAAAAATGTCTCTAATTTGAATAATATGCCAATCCCTCAGCCGTAGTTATAACAGGCAATATCTGGTCTGTTCAAAATCACTAGAAGCAGCAGACAAGGTGATCCATTTCTCCTTTGTTATTTTATTACCCATGGAACCCCTGGCCCAGGCAATTCATCAAAGGAAAAACACCAATACGCAGACGATATTGTACTATATCTAGACAATATCTCTATTGCTCCCAAATGCATTGAAGATAATAGATAAATTCAGTTTAATCTCAAATTACAAAATTTATCTATCCAAATCAGCCCTACTGCCTCTCAAGAGCCCCATGGAGGACTCCATCTCTActtagttatagatctgtcactctcattgaaagcaaagtctaggaagcggtagatctgttctatgtgcactatttctatgcttcccgttcttaagttttgtttttgcgtatTTTACTTTCAAGTTTTGTACACTAGCTTCAAAACAGCtgcaaatacaatatttttggttatggaaaatatatttcacagcagtttagatggtacaatgatccTGTAGTCTACAGTAGACTTGCTTGTGAtgtcaaactgaaattaggtttACTATTAGAATTTtaccaaccaggaaatggcggagttaATTTCTTCTTCAATGTTTTTAGTGGCAGCCCACAGGTACAATGTGTGAGCTaatgaatataaaatatatgaacAGAATATGAATTTAAATATTGTACCTGtaaccccccaccacacacacaaagtcgctggttcgaatccctggcTGGTTCGAAGTCTGACTGGGAAACGCAATGGCTAAGGTATCGCGTTGACAGTCTCTGGCCCTGATTTGAAGTCCCCGTCAGGGCCGCGGTCTCCCAAGTTCGCTGCAGTACTCTGTCTCCGTTTGATTCTGTTATGTACATAGAGCTTAATGCCCAACCAGTTTCTGCTTTTTAGCGCCACAGGTTCTGACTGGAGGCATTTGAGGCAGTCCCTCTTCCCAGGAACTCGGCTACTCTTTATGAACGTCATCATGTGTTTCTCTACTGCTGCTACCTCATCAATGATCCACTTTGATCTCACAGTGTTTCTTCGGGTTGATTGGGCGCCTGTGCGACATGTCGGCTGGGCGCCTGTTGAGAAAAGGTTGCTTAAAAGATTGCAAAAACGGCAGCAAAGAATGGAAAATAATTTCACAATGCAAATCACATAGCTTCTTTTACACTACTGTAACATTTTTTAGATTTCACTTTTTGGCTCAACAGGAGTTGACGATTTTGCAGCTGAAACAAccagagaaagacagaaacaaTGAATAGGTTAAATAAACATGACCATTTCCAGGCAAATGACCTGAATAAAAAAATCCAATATTATTAGGGATGGCTGGCAAACCACCCACTTGGAGAGCTAGCCTGACCTACAAGGTATAACAAACCATCCACTTGGAGAGCTAGCCTGACCTACAAGGTATAGCAAACCATCCACTTGGAGAGCTAGCCTGACCTACAAGGTGTAACAAACCATCCACTTGGAGAGCTAGCCTGACCTACAAGGTGTAACAAACCATCCACTTGGAGAGCTAGCCTGACCTACAAGGTGTAACAAACCATCCACTTGGAGAGCTAGCCTGACCTACAAGGTGTAACAAACCATCCACTTGGAGAGCTAGCCTGACCTACAAAGTGTAACAAACCATCCACTTGGAGAGCTAGCCTGACCTACAAGGTGTAACAAACCATCCACTTGGAGAGCTAGCCTGACCTACAAGGTGTAACAAACCATCCACTTGGAGGACTAGCCTGACCTACAAGGTGTAACAAACCATCCACTTGGAGAGCTAGCCTGACCTACAAGGTGTAACAAACCATCCACTTGGAGGACTAGCCTGACCTACAAGGTGTAACAAACCATCCACTTGGAGAGCTAGCCTGACCTACAAGGTGTAACAAACCATCCACTTGGAGAGCTAGCCTGACCTACAAGGTGTAACAAACCATCCACTTGGAGAGCTAGCCTGACCTACAAGGTGTAACAAACCATCCACTTGGAGAGCTAGCCTGACCTACACGGTGTGAAATTTGACGTACATTTATTTTTGGGTTCACCGAGAGTGGACAGTGCTCCAGCCAAAACGACCTCATTCCACTTGAAACTTTTGAATTTGCCAGCAGACTCCGCGACTTTGTGTCGTCCTGACTTCAGTGCACAGGATTCCACAGCGCTGCCAATGTTCATTAAGTTGTATCCCATTTGAACAGCCAGCGTCGGACGGTCGTACGTTTTGTTCTCCTCGTTGTAGCCAGCAACAGCTCTCACTGCCGTGATGACGTGAGGTAAATTACTAGGTATGACCAAGTCCTCAAAGCACATCAGAGGTGTACACGTCCTGGCCGTGATGAGGAGTCTTGCCACCTCTCTCATTCTTTGTTGAATGTATTTATTTCTTCTGTCATCTGGCTGTAGTTTGTTGTACAGCTCTTCTCCCATGAGGAGGATACATTTGTCATTTCTTACCACAAATGAAACTTGGCCGGAGTTCATACCACAAACTATCTTCCAAAGACCTGTGCTGACGTAATCGGGTTGAGGACACAACTTAAACGCCATGGCTGACTGAATCCTCATCTTTTGTCCAGGTTTTGGTTCTTCAGCTTTGGGGTTCAGAGGGCAGTATCTGACATGCTTCCATAGTGACTTTTGAATGTACAGACCTTGACAGTGCAAGCAGTGGGTGTAATCTGGAGTGGATCCTGGCCCTTTGGGACGGGAACAGGAGGCCATCTCTCCACTCCCACGTCTTGCTACCGCAACACTATGCACCCTCTGACATATCCTCTTAGCTGGATTATGAgccccagagtctgtttggatgTTCATGTCTTTGTTGCCGTCTGAAGGGCTGATCTCAGTCCCCGGGTTGTTTTCATCACATAAGTTAGACAAATCAGATGGTTCATTCAGCACACCACTAGAATGGCATGTTCTCTTTGCTGGTTTACGTGCCTCAGAGTCTTCTTTAGTGCAGGAGCTACTGTCTGAAGAGTTGCTGTCTGTAACTGAGATGTTTTCGTCACTCCAGGTAGAGAAATGAGATGCTTTATTTGATTCCACGTTGCTAGAATCCTAAGGGGGAAACAAAAAGGAAAGATTAATGTAATATGAAAACTCACGGACAGCAGAGATCCCATTTTGGAACGTAGATATGTTCGTAGAGTTATCATGTTAaacaatgtacagtgcattcggaaaaagGGTGGcagggtggcctagtggttagagcgttgggctagtaaccgaaagtttgcaagttcaaatccctgcgctgacaaggtacaaatctgtcgttctggcagttaacccattgttcctaggccgttattgaaaataagaatttgttcttaactgacttgcctagttaaataaaggtttaaaaaaaaaaaaaaaaaaaaaatcaataaataaaaatTCTGACCCCTTGAATTTTTGCCCTTTTTttaacattacagccttattctaaaatttgtaaaatactttttccccctcatcaatctacacacaataccccataatgacaaagcaaaaacaggtttagacatttttgcaaatgtataaaaaaaataaacataccttatttacataagtattcagaccctttgctatgagactcgaaattgtcagagcaaaaaccaagccatgaggtcgaaggaattgtccgtagagctcagagacaggactgtgttgaggcacagagctggggaatggtaccaaaacatttctgcagcattgaaggttcccaagaacacagtggcctccatcattcttaaatggaagaagtttggaaccattaaagactcttcctagagctgtccgcccggccaaactgagcaatcgggggagaagggccttggtcagggaggtgacaaagaacccgatggtcactctgacagcgctccagagttcctctgtggagatgggagaaccttccagaaggacaaccatctctgcagcactccaccaatcaggtctttatggtagagtggccagacggaagccacatgacagccacttggagtttgccaaaaggcacctagactctcagaccatgagaaacaagattctctggtctgatgaaaccaagattgaactctttagcctgaatgccaagcgtcacatctggaggaaacctggcaccatccctacggtgacgcatggtggtggcaaggactggaagactagtcaagattgatggaaagatgaacagagcaaagtacagagagatccttgatgaaaacttggtccagagcactcaggacctcagactgggacgaaggttcaccttccaacaggacaacaacgcaggagtggcttcgggacaagtctctgaatgtccttgagttgcccagccagagcccggaattgaacaTCTCaggacagacctgaaaatagctgtacagcgatgctccccatccaacccgacagagcttgagaggatctgcagagaagaatttggggagtttctcccatacaggtgtgccaagcttgtagcatcatccccaagaagactcgaggttgtaaacgctgccaaaggtgcttcaacaaagtactgcgtaaaaggtctgaatacttgtgtataTGTGAatgtgcaaatttataaaaacctgcttttgctttgtcattatggggtattgtgtatagattgatgagggggagaaaacaatttaatcaattttagaataaggctgtaacgtaacaaaatgtggaaaaaggggtctgaattctttacCAATGCACTGCACGTGGGCAATTCCGTGGGaatgagactcagatttttcacattaaaatgtacactacatgaccagaagtatgtggacacctgctcgtcaaacatctcattccaaaatcctgggcattaatatggagttggtcccccccttttctgcaataacagcctccactcttctgggaaggctttccactagatgttggaacattgctgcagggacttgcttccattcagccacaagagcatgagtgaggtcaggcactgatgttgggagattaggcctggcttgcagtcggcgttccatttcatccaaaaggtgtttgatggggttgaggtcagggctctgtgcaggccagtcaagttcttccacaccaatctcgacaaaccatttctgtacggacttcgctttgtgcatgggggcattgtcatgttgaaacaggaaagggcctttcccaaactgtttccacaaagttggaagcacagaatcgtctagaatgtcaatgtatgctgtagcattaagatttcccttctctggaactaaggggcctgaaccatgaaaaacagccccagaccattattcttccttcaccaaactttacagttggcactatgtattcggacaggtagcgttctccggtcatccgtcaaacccagatttgtccatgggacttccagatggtgaggcgtgattcatcacgccagagaacgtgtttccactgctccagagtccaatggtggagagctttacaccatatggtgatcttaggcttgtgtgcagctgctcggccgtGGAGACTCATTTAAATGAAGCTCCGACGAACAGTTAAttctgctgacgttgcttccagaggcagtttggaactctgtagtgagtgttgcaaccgaggacagatgatttttaagctctacgcgcttcagcacttggcggtcctgcTCTGTGAacttgtggcctaccacttcgcggctgagccgttgttactccttgacgtttccacttcacaataaccgcACTCACAGTTGACcaggcagttctagcagggcacaaatttgaccaactgacttgttgtaaatgtggcatcctatgacggtgccacgttgaaagtcactaagctcttcagtacgggccattctactgccaatgtttgtctatggagatcgcatggcagtgtgctcaattttacacacctgtcagcaacgggtttagctgaaatagccgaagccactaatttaaaggggtgtccacatactttgtatatatagtgcatgtcaaacaaaaaaacaatgattgcaaagttaaacaaaccatacaactactGTATGCACAAggacaacattcaacaatttccacagaaagttttacaaaaacacatttactggaagaccAGTACAGATAAAgtctggtaacagaatgacggtttGTGCCGTTGGTGCCGTCATTCCGTTACCAGAATTTGCATCTacaaaagtagtccttgtgcatagagttgtatggtttgtttcaCTTTGCAATCATTGATTTTTGTTTGACATTCATTTAATGACTTTCTCCAACTTGACAGTATTTAGAAGTGTGCTGTTTTGGGTTCACCCAAGGAGTACTATAGACACACATTCTATTTGGTTTGTCCATTCTCTGAGTGGGAGATATTAAGGTTGGGATTTTGCTTGCAAATGTAATGTCCATAATGCTGGAATTGTCCatatactttatatttaaaatgtatatattcatgttaatattttttttttgtattcattttctGTAAGGAAATTGCTTTCAAAATCTCATGTAATCACTTGGCTGTTTTCTCTACAATGAAATGCTGCCTTTTTGTGCTGTTCTACATGTTTACTAATACATTAAATTAAATATAATCTTAAATATAATCTTACTTGTTCTGAAGAAGTGCTGGGACTCTGATGAACTTTACCGTTTTCACTCTGAGCTGCAGAACATTCTGGATTTACTGCAGAGATGAGCTGAGAGTCCCTGGTTGGTTCTGATACTCTGCTGTCAGATTCCAGCTGCTGTTCCTCCTGATTCGTCCAGAGTTCCTCTTGTTTTGTGGGTT
Proteins encoded:
- the LOC115193497 gene encoding uncharacterized protein LOC115193497; its protein translation is MELNTFLTQRLIAAAVEISAVFEKKIVEYQVEISRSKEENKRLQRLLDLVFHPEIKLRRADSQQLSLPVSEEEVPPEQQHCEQERSPSLGQEDLRTSQEEEQPQGLEPDTKDLLIPACVKSDYEQDPSLPPHLDQTLENRERDSQTTNTTEQIKTEPDGEDYRVSEPTRDSQLLSEAQVKNIEEHVDGMERPIPPPFSPDSQQPSLPVSNEEVPPEQQERSSRLGLEDPEPTKQEELWTNQEEQQLESDSRVSEPTRDSQLISAVNPECSAAQSENGKVHQSPSTSSEQDSSNVESNKASHFSTWSDENISVTDSNSSDSSSCTKEDSEARKPAKRTCHSSGVLNEPSDLSNLCDENNPGTEISPSDGNKDMNIQTDSGAHNPAKRICQRVHSVAVARRGSGEMASCSRPKGPGSTPDYTHCLHCQGLYIQKSLWKHVRYCPLNPKAEEPKPGQKMRIQSAMAFKLCPQPDYVSTGLWKIVCGMNSGQVSFVVRNDKCILLMGEELYNKLQPDDRRNKYIQQRMREVARLLITARTCTPLMCFEDLVIPSNLPHVITAVRAVAGYNEENKTYDRPTLAVQMGYNLMNIGSAVESCALKSGRHKVAESAGKFKSFKWNEVVLAGALSTLGEPKNKCAQPTCRTGAQSTRRNTVRSKWIIDEVAAVEKHMMTFIKSSRVPGKRDCLKCLQSEPVALKSRNWLGIKLYVHNRIKRRQSTAANLGDRGPDGDFKSGPETVNAIP